A genomic segment from Enoplosus armatus isolate fEnoArm2 chromosome 12, fEnoArm2.hap1, whole genome shotgun sequence encodes:
- the map10 gene encoding microtubule-associated protein 10 translates to MSARQNNDTLETLFSFELLVEYIRIEKESKVSDELALGVRLLDFPTLLIYQPQQSSGGINQQGQHAFNRGKSCLFKMNLNSLHTHLSNTPLYAMVLDVKEEIPKLVGTSLISLAKVMDNIRQDATEHGVSTPSCHGERGLVGVCNLTGEKMGSISLTYKLLSLGASLLPHITERRGPESTSAHGGQHVQESIMEKSISTELLPLDRGNVCSPTLGKSDVSRNIQNSKPSTGNASITEEKQDSGVCVAMQTRSQMPQTVKETGNSFEEDLTLFCPPHLFYSNSEERSRNEGGDCKLLNLDSEAFTFDDTCSEEDTAENTIEGVSSPVMDQRVRHDVKMSRNQETSGVTPNVLGEALRQLPLLNALLVELSQLNGQNPHQPLSIHPSLAWIYRPASTEPSAGQGNTAQKAHTKSLQSPHLKHLHSPRNCSTPVVRPASVKLRNKQEEALIERKSSSTSPRTKLVYGTTKTFNLRLKQVSPLKVKRRECMDLIQNETQSSKGKTKSSNKITKSSKRKSVLNQSCSLNEHFETMIQGITSESALQNTIALKHKNLQAKDQGKQDRDSRRTEPSLSERDLKCIHIPSVDSDNVAQNKDKMKHHSDSNRSQSESDGEKIESPGSSRRSSPKSSFSDSSGEGNEEADYADDFNSLEPSDAYSPDPASSPEPSRAKTPKSPVRPDFCSSDSEGFQKRTVLPVPVKAPSSPQRALRGTHIIRPRTHASALSFSSDDADRDGSASLRTVCSRKHMTESSRVERSSVAESFMSSRGQRSESTKNSGPGFSAESISSFEPQEAEELEDELGSLDFRKEYQHISKLVADKLPGYTM, encoded by the coding sequence ATGTCAGCACGACAAAATAATGATACTCTGGAGACTCTGTTTTCATTCGAGCTTTTGGTGGAATATATCCGAATcgagaaagaaagcaaagtttCTGACGAGCTGGCTCTCGGAGTACGACTGTTGGATTTCCCAACGCTGCTCATTTATCAGCCTCAGCAGAGCAGTGGTGGCATTAACCAACAAGGACAACACGCCTTCAATAGAGGCAAGTCCTGTCTCTTCAAAATGAACCTGAACTCGCTGCATACCCATCTATCTAACACCCCCCTCTATGCTATGGTGCTGGATGTGAAAGAGGAGATCCCCAAGTTAGTCGGGACCTCACTTATCTCACTGGCAAAAGTGATGGACAATATCAGGCAGGATGCGACTGAACATGGTGTTTCTACTCCCTCCTGTCATGGTGAAAGGGGCCTTGTTGGTGTGTGCAACCTCACGGGAGAGAAAATGGGATCAATTTCCCTAACTTATAAACTGCTAAGTCTGGGAGCTAGTTTACTGCCACATATCACAGAAAGGAGGGGTCCTGAAAGCACCAGTGCACATGGAGGACAACATGTACAAGAAAGCATCATGGAGAAAAGCATATCTACAGAATTATTGCCTCTTGACCGTGGGAATGTCTGTTCACCCACACTGGGCAAGTCTGATGTTAGCAGAAACATCCAAAACAGCAAACCATCAACTGGGAATGCCTCGATTACTGAGGAGAAACAGGacagtggtgtttgtgttgccaTGCAGACAAGAAGCCAAATGCCACAGACAGTCAAAGAAACTGGAAACAGTTTTGAAGAAgatttaactttattttgtccaccacatCTCTTCTACAGTAATTCTGAGGAGAGAAGCAGGAATGAAGGGGGGGATTGCAAATTACTGAATCTAGACTCAGAGGCTTTTACATTTGACGACACGTGCTCAGAGGAAGACACGGCTGAAAATACAATTGAAGGTGTAAGTTCTCCAGTGATGGACCAGAGAGTAAGACatgatgtaaaaatgtcaagaaaCCAAGAAACGAGTGGGGTGACTCCAAATGTCCTCGGGGAAGCCTTGCGACAGTTGCCTCTACTAAATGCTCTTCTTGTTGAGCTGTCACAGTTGAATGGCCAGAACCCACACCAGCCCCTGTCCATTCACCCCAGTCTAGCTTGGATCTACAGGCCTGCCTCCACAGAGCCTTCAGCTGGTCAAGGAAACACAGCACAAAAGGCGCATACCAAATCATTGCAGAGTCCCCACTTAAAACACTTACACTCCCCCAGAAACTGTTCTACACCAGTAGTTAGGCCTGCATCTGTAaaactgagaaacaaacaagaagaagCTTTGATTGAGAGAAAAAGCTCCAGTACATCTCCTAGGACGAAGCTTGTATATGGTACAACTAAAACATTTAATCTAAGGCTGAAGCAAGTTTCTCCTCTTAAAGTAAAACGTCGTGAATGCATGGACTTAATACAGAATGAAACACAGTCAAGTAAAGGAAAGACGAAGTCAAGTAATAAGATCACAAAGTCCAGCAAAAGGAAATCAGTATTAAATCAGAGCTGCAGTCTCAATGAACATTTTGAGACAATGATACAAGGCATCACATCGGAGTCTGCACTACAAAACACAATCgcactaaaacacaaaaacttgCAAGCGAAGGATCAAGGTAAACAAGACAGAGACTCCCGCAGAACAGAACCATCCCTTTCTGAGAGAGACTTGAAATGTATTCACATCCCCAGTGTGGATAGTGACAATGTTgctcaaaacaaagacaagatgAAGCATCACAGTGACTCAAATCGATCACAGTCTGAATCTGACGGAGAGAAAATTGAATCTCCAGGAAGCAGTAGACGCAGCAGCCCAAAATCTTCATTTTCAGACTCCAGCGGGGAAGGAAACGAGGAAGCAGACTACGCTGATGACTTTAACAGTCTTGAGCCCAGCGATGCCTACTCTCCTGACCCTGCGAGTAGCCCAGAGCCCTCCAGAGCCAAGACTCCCAAGTCTCCTGTCCGCCCCGActtctgcagctctgactcTGAAGGTTTCCAGAAGAGGACAGTCCTCCCAGTGCCCGTCAAAGCCCCCAGCTCCCCACAGCGTGCCCTGAGGGGTACACACATCATCCGACCTCGAACCCACGCCTCGGCCCTCAGCTTTTCCTCTGATGACGCCGACAGAGACGGGTCTGCTTCCTTACGAACCGTATGCTCCAGAAAACACATGACAGAGAGTAGCAGAGTGGAAAGGAGCTCTGTAGCTGAGAGTTTCATGTCATCAAGAGGCCAAAGGAGCGAGTCAACCAAGAACAGCGGCCCAGGATTTTCTGCAGAATCGATATCCTCCTTTGAACCACAGGAGGCAGAGGAACTGGAGGATGAGCTTGGCTCTCTGGATTTCAGAAAGGAGTATCAGCATATCTCTAAGCTAGTGGCCGACAAACTGCCTGGTTACACtatgtaa
- the ntpcr gene encoding cancer-related nucleoside-triphosphatase yields MFKHVFLTGPPGVGKTTLVQKACEALVSSGVGVEGFFTEEVREGGRRVGFDVVTVTGERGHLSRIRDPPGSSHGRREYTVGQYVVDLPSFENLALPLFRNVGSADGGSRRVFVIDEIGKMELFSQSFIRSVRQTLDSSSCTVLGTIPIPKGKPLGLVEEVRSRRDVKVFTVSKENRNAILQDIVETLQNCLKPTT; encoded by the exons ATGTTTAAACACGTCTTTCTGACAGGACCTCCAG GTGTGGGGAAGACCACCCTGGTCCAGAAAGCCTGTGAAGCTTTAGTGTCGTCCGGAGTGGGAGTTGAAGGGTTTTTCACAGAGGAGGTCAGGGAGGGAGGCCGGAGAGTCGGCTTTGATGTAGTCACagtgacaggagagaggggccACCTGTCCAGAATCAG AGACCCTCCCGGTTCATCTCATGGCAGACGGGAATACACAGTTGGGCAGTATGTGGTTGACTTGCCTTCATTTGAAAACCTGGCTCTCCCCCTCTTCAGAAAC GTGGGGTCAGCAGACGGAGGCAGCAGGAGGGTGTTTGTCATTGACGAGATCGGCAAAATGGAGCTCTTCAGCCAGTCGTTCATCAGGTCGGTGAGACAGACTTTAGATAGCTCTTCCTGCACCGTCCTGGGCACCATCCCCATCCCCAAGGGTAAACCACTGGGTCTCGTGGAAGAGGTGCGGAGCAGGAGGGATGTCAAGGTCTTCACA GTGTCTaaggaaaacagaaatgctATTCTACAAGACATTGTAGAAACTCTACAAAATTGTCTAAAACCCACAACCTAA
- the LOC139294527 gene encoding uncharacterized protein: MGLDGVCQQRKASQSLDNMEKQEESMATGGRCSTLSGKSELQSMEGTLERKHKLQLGGKKAASRGWNSYHAVLYRHTLCFYQDRKETLRSSACGLPLNLMGAECSPAPEYTKKPNCFRLRLRDGSEYLFNASSRFMMKKWMMKIQANTGQSESVSSLSSVPVDQDRPISLEPPLCSSCHGLVKCHCSSRHGVTSTFPRHKSPGAAQTKEIVVLTREFSHMPQSQLRSVDERSTISSSDGGCCDDDEGSFKQAMTHRLSGASRDNPSSPPHSPVSSSQDWLSIKRRSHSFTSATFQKIKPMVHTAGGRGLEGGSNYCVTLVVGDKSSDSPSVSRSSEPPLLALAGWQQDPYQDSALRSYASLPRPRNKSVFKKFFGKRDL; this comes from the exons ATGGGTTTGGATGGCGTCTGTCAGCAAAGAAAAGCCTCTCAAAGCCTGGACAACATGGAGAAGCAGGAAGAATCAATGGCCACAGGAGGGCGCTGTAGCACCCTG AGTGGAAAGTCTGAGCTGCAGTCTATGGAGGGAACGCTTGAGAGGAAGCACAAGCTGCAGCTGGGaggaaagaaa GCGGCCTCCAGAGGCTGGAACTCTTACCATGCTGTCCTATATAGACACACCTTGTGCTTCTACCAGGATAGAAAGGAGACACTGAGG aGCTCTGCATGTGGCCTGCCGCTGAACCTCATGGGAGCTGAGTGTTCACCTGCACCAGAGTACACCAAAAAACCCAACTGCTTTCGACTGCG ACTGCGTGATGGGTCTGAATATCTGTTCAATGCCTCCTCACGCTTTATGATGAAGAAATGGATGATGAAAATACAAGCAAACACAG GTCAGAGTGAGTCTGTATCTTCGTTATCAAGTGTCCCCGTTGATCAAGACCGCCCCATTTCCTT AGAGCCCCCCCTCTGCTCCAGTTGTCATGGTCTTGTGAAATGCCACTGCTCCTCCCGACATGGTGTCACCTCCACCTTCCCCAGGCACAAATCACCGGGTGCCGCCCAAACCAAAGAGATTGTTGTGCTCACCAGAGAGTTCAGTCACATGCCACAGAGTCAATTAAGGAGTGTGGACGAGCGGTCGACCATCTCATCCTCAGACGGAGGCTGCTGTG atgatgatgaaggcagTTTTAAGCAGGCAATGACTCACAGACTGTCTGGAGCATCCAGAGAcaacccctcctccccccctcacTCCCCTGTATCCAGCAGTCAGGACTGGCTCAGCATCAAGCGTCGCTCCCACTCCTTCACATCAG CAACCTTTCAGAAGATCAAACCAATGGTGCACACTGCTGGAGGCAGAGGGCTGGAAGGAGGCTCCAACTACTGTGTGACTCTTGTAGTTGGAGACAAGTCGTCAGACAGTCCATCCGTGAGCAGGAGCTCTGAGCCCCCGCTGCTGGCCTTAGCTGGATGGCAGCAGGACCCCTATCAGGACTCTGCTCTGAGGAGCTACGCCAGCCTGCCACGGCCACGTAACAAGTCCGTCTTCAAAAAGTTCTTTGGAAAAAGAGACCTCTGA